In Paenibacillus sp. 1781tsa1, one DNA window encodes the following:
- the wecB gene encoding non-hydrolyzing UDP-N-acetylglucosamine 2-epimerase, with the protein MSKKIKVMTIFGVRPEAIKMAPLILELQKHPESIESIVCVTAQHRQMLDQVLEVFDIHPDYDLDVMKDRQTLNEITIRVLGGLEPVLAEAKPDIVLVHGDTLTTFVASYAAFLQQIQVGHVEAGLRTWNKLSPYPEEMNRQLTGVLADLHFAPTDWSSSNLAKENKSESSTYVTGNTVTDVFQYTVREDYTHPVLDWAQGKRLVLMTAHRRESQGEPHRNIFQAVKRIADEFEDIAIVYPVHPSPAVKEPAHAILGNHPRIQLIDPLDVVDLHNFYPHTHLILTDSGGLQEEAPSFGVPVLVLRDTTERPEGIEAGTLELVGTEEERVYERTKALLTDKTLYASMSQAANPYGDGHASERIVNAILHHFGVNSERPESFHRKFKK; encoded by the coding sequence ATGTCCAAGAAAATTAAAGTCATGACGATCTTCGGGGTGCGTCCAGAAGCCATCAAGATGGCTCCGCTTATTTTAGAATTGCAAAAACACCCTGAGTCTATTGAATCTATTGTTTGCGTAACTGCGCAGCATCGCCAGATGTTGGATCAGGTACTTGAAGTTTTCGACATTCATCCCGATTATGATCTGGATGTAATGAAAGACCGCCAGACATTGAATGAGATTACAATTCGTGTTCTCGGTGGTTTGGAGCCGGTGTTAGCTGAAGCCAAACCTGATATTGTACTGGTTCACGGAGATACATTAACTACCTTTGTAGCGAGCTATGCAGCATTCCTGCAACAGATTCAGGTAGGGCATGTAGAAGCGGGGCTGCGGACGTGGAACAAGCTGTCTCCATATCCCGAAGAGATGAACCGTCAGCTGACGGGAGTACTGGCTGATCTACACTTTGCGCCTACGGATTGGTCTTCTTCCAATCTTGCCAAAGAAAATAAATCGGAGTCTAGTACGTACGTCACAGGCAACACGGTAACAGATGTGTTTCAATATACAGTACGGGAGGACTACACACACCCGGTACTTGATTGGGCCCAAGGCAAACGCCTTGTGCTGATGACAGCTCATCGCCGTGAATCTCAAGGCGAGCCTCACCGCAACATTTTCCAGGCCGTCAAACGGATTGCCGACGAATTCGAAGATATTGCCATCGTGTACCCGGTGCATCCAAGTCCTGCTGTGAAGGAGCCGGCTCACGCGATTTTGGGGAATCATCCCCGTATTCAATTAATTGATCCGCTAGACGTGGTGGATTTGCATAACTTTTACCCGCACACTCACTTGATTTTGACCGATTCAGGCGGTTTGCAGGAAGAAGCACCTTCGTTTGGTGTGCCTGTGCTCGTATTGCGCGATACGACAGAGCGCCCGGAAGGTATTGAAGCTGGAACGTTGGAACTGGTAGGTACCGAAGAGGAACGTGTGTATGAACGGACCAAAGCTCTGCTTACAGACAAAACCCTGTATGCAAGCATGAGCCAGGCTGCTAATCCATACGGTGATGGACATGCTTCGGAAAGAATTGTCAATGCGATTCTGCACCATTTTGGTGTAAATAGTGAGCGTCCGGAATCATTTCACAGAAAATTCAAAAAATAA
- a CDS encoding AtpZ/AtpI family protein, which produces MADSNKPNSSRNHDDNVWKAMGLVTAFGIEIAILAVAGYYAGSWLDKTIGGNGIWIAVSVLFFLAAGGVSIYFIAKKFMGESDE; this is translated from the coding sequence ATGGCCGATTCGAACAAACCAAATTCATCCCGTAACCATGACGATAATGTATGGAAAGCGATGGGGCTCGTGACAGCTTTTGGGATCGAGATTGCCATTCTCGCTGTTGCCGGATATTACGCTGGCTCCTGGTTGGACAAGACCATCGGAGGTAACGGAATATGGATCGCCGTAAGCGTTCTCTTTTTTCTTGCGGCAGGCGGTGTAAGCATCTACTTTATCGCGAAAAAATTCATGGGGGAAAGTGATGAGTGA
- the upp gene encoding uracil phosphoribosyltransferase — protein sequence MGKLVICDHPLIQHKLTFIRDMRTNTKDFRELVDEVATLMAYEITRDVELETIDVQTPVAATQGKVISGRMLGLVPILRAGLGMLDGVVKLLPAAKVGHVGLFRDPETLQPVEYYTKLPTDVTERQLIVIDPMLATGGSAIAAIDVLKKRGCTQIKMMNLVAAPEGVKAVQDAHPDVDIYVAALDDRLDDHGYIVPGLGDAGDRLYGTK from the coding sequence ATGGGAAAATTAGTAATATGTGATCACCCTTTGATTCAACACAAACTGACGTTTATACGCGACATGCGTACGAATACGAAAGATTTTCGTGAATTGGTGGATGAAGTAGCAACGTTGATGGCTTATGAGATTACAAGAGATGTTGAACTGGAAACGATTGATGTACAGACACCTGTAGCTGCAACACAAGGTAAAGTCATCTCTGGACGTATGCTCGGACTGGTGCCGATTCTGCGTGCAGGACTCGGAATGCTGGATGGCGTTGTGAAATTGTTGCCAGCGGCAAAAGTTGGACATGTTGGTCTGTTCCGTGACCCGGAAACACTGCAACCGGTAGAATACTACACCAAACTGCCTACAGACGTGACAGAGCGTCAATTGATCGTAATTGATCCGATGCTTGCAACTGGCGGTTCGGCGATTGCAGCTATTGACGTGCTCAAAAAACGTGGCTGTACCCAAATCAAGATGATGAACCTGGTTGCAGCACCGGAAGGCGTTAAAGCTGTGCAGGATGCACATCCCGATGTGGATATCTATGTAGCAGCATTGGACGACCGTCTGGATGATCATGGTTATATCGTTCCAGGGCTTGGAGATGCAGGAGACCGTCTATACGGCACTAAATAA
- a CDS encoding F0F1 ATP synthase subunit delta, with product MSRDTIVAKRYAKALFEVALQQQQVLEVEQELVAVVSALTGDADIEKFIVSPNISDEAKQNVIHSSLDGKVSESVLRTVLLLIERGRVELLGDLLNDYRKIQGESLGIADARVYSTYALNDEEKEAVAREFGGRVNKKIRIENIVDPTLLGGLKVAIGDTIYDGSLAGKLERLEQSFNRRVQ from the coding sequence ATGAGCCGCGATACGATTGTTGCCAAGCGTTATGCGAAAGCATTGTTCGAAGTTGCTCTTCAGCAACAGCAGGTGCTTGAGGTTGAACAGGAACTGGTTGCAGTAGTCAGTGCATTGACCGGAGATGCAGATATCGAGAAATTTATCGTATCCCCTAATATTTCTGATGAAGCCAAACAGAACGTGATTCACTCAAGTCTTGATGGCAAGGTATCCGAATCAGTCCTTCGCACAGTCTTGTTGTTGATTGAACGCGGACGCGTTGAATTGCTGGGAGACTTGTTGAATGATTATCGGAAGATCCAAGGTGAGTCGCTGGGCATCGCTGATGCACGTGTCTACTCGACTTATGCGTTGAATGATGAAGAAAAAGAAGCGGTAGCCCGTGAATTCGGTGGCCGTGTGAATAAAAAGATTCGTATCGAGAACATTGTTGATCCGACTCTGCTGGGCGGATTGAAAGTCGCCATTGGCGATACGATCTATGACGGCAGCTTGGCTGGCAAGCTCGAACGTCTTGAGCAGTCTTTTAACAGACGAGTACAGTAG
- the atpF gene encoding F0F1 ATP synthase subunit B, with translation MSFIWENTLLAIVAFAILYWLLSRYAFGPLFSIMEKRRELVMTQMNEAAQTREQAIAYVEEQKQALEQARQDAYDIIEQSKQTGGKQAESILADAKAEANRLKDDAVREIESEKNKAVAALRSELGTASVQIASKLIKKEVENGPAQEELVNQYLNEVGGRQ, from the coding sequence TTGAGTTTCATATGGGAAAATACGCTTCTTGCGATTGTTGCATTTGCAATTTTATACTGGCTGCTTAGCCGTTATGCCTTCGGGCCTTTGTTCTCCATTATGGAAAAACGTCGTGAACTCGTGATGACGCAGATGAATGAGGCTGCACAGACTCGGGAACAGGCCATTGCCTATGTGGAGGAACAAAAACAAGCTCTTGAGCAAGCACGTCAAGATGCTTACGACATCATTGAACAGTCCAAACAAACGGGTGGCAAACAAGCTGAATCGATTTTGGCTGATGCAAAAGCTGAAGCTAATCGTCTCAAAGACGATGCAGTACGCGAAATCGAGAGCGAGAAGAACAAAGCAGTCGCAGCACTTCGCAGCGAACTGGGTACAGCTTCCGTTCAGATTGCATCCAAGTTGATTAAAAAAGAAGTTGAGAACGGTCCTGCACAAGAAGAGCTTGTGAACCAATACCTCAATGAGGTAGGAGGCCGACAATGA
- the atpE gene encoding F0F1 ATP synthase subunit C, translating into MGAMALIAAAIVAGLGAFGAGIGNGMVISKTVEGIARQPEAKSTLQTTMFIGVGLIEVLPIIGVVLAFMFYGMA; encoded by the coding sequence ATGGGAGCAATGGCATTAATCGCAGCAGCAATTGTTGCAGGACTGGGCGCGTTTGGCGCAGGTATTGGTAACGGTATGGTAATCAGCAAAACGGTGGAAGGTATTGCCCGTCAACCGGAAGCAAAATCCACTCTTCAAACAACAATGTTTATCGGTGTAGGTTTGATCGAGGTATTGCCGATCATCGGTGTGGTACTCGCGTTCATGTTCTACGGTATGGCTTAA
- a CDS encoding ATP synthase subunit I, producing MSELTRYRRSMTVFIMYFLMICFLAAAFMPRVETIALGLALGTGISWINAFYLGYKVRKMSDDAAEGNLKRVNLGFLTRAALAVLGIFISMRFPQYFNTYAVAGGLVIAQFSLLIIGIVHSRRAE from the coding sequence ATGAGTGAACTAACCAGATACCGCAGATCGATGACTGTTTTCATCATGTACTTTCTTATGATTTGTTTTCTCGCAGCGGCCTTTATGCCACGTGTGGAGACAATTGCTTTGGGACTAGCCCTGGGTACAGGAATTAGCTGGATCAATGCATTTTACTTGGGCTACAAAGTAAGGAAAATGTCTGATGATGCGGCAGAAGGTAACTTGAAGCGTGTGAACCTGGGATTTTTGACAAGAGCGGCACTCGCTGTGCTCGGTATATTCATATCGATGCGCTTTCCGCAGTACTTCAATACATATGCGGTTGCAGGCGGTCTCGTCATTGCACAATTTTCCTTACTGATTATAGGGATTGTCCATTCCCGCAGAGCAGAGTGA
- the atpA gene encoding F0F1 ATP synthase subunit alpha produces the protein MSIKPEEISTLIKSQIEQYKTDIDVVEVGTVIEVGDGIARVYGLENVMSNELVEFPSGVMGLAMNVEESNVGVVILGPYYDIREGDQVKRTGQIMQVPVGEALIGRVVNPLGIPVDGKGPIATTEFRPVEGKAPGVMDRKSVHEPMQTGIKAIDAMVPIGRGQRELIIGDRQTGKTSIAIDAILNQKGSGMKCIYVAIGQKQSTVAQVVETLRRKGAMEYTIVVTAAASDPSPLLYIAPYSGCSMGEYFMYKGEHVLVIYDDLTKQASAYRELSLLLRRPPGREAYPGDVFYLHSRLLERAAKLNDELGGGSLTALPFIETQASDVSAYIPTNVISITDGQIFLEADLFNAGQRPAINVGISVSRVGGSAQIKAMKKVAGSLRLDLAQYRELQAFSQFGSDLDKATQARLNRGARMMEILKQGVNQPLPVEQQVVSLYTAVKGFLDEIPTGDVTRFEREFLAFMESSHPEILASIRDTKELTADNENALKGAIEKFRKSFAVSV, from the coding sequence TTGAGTATCAAACCAGAAGAAATCAGTACATTAATTAAGAGCCAAATCGAACAATACAAGACCGATATCGATGTAGTCGAAGTCGGAACGGTAATCGAGGTTGGTGATGGTATCGCTCGTGTTTACGGACTTGAGAACGTCATGTCCAACGAGTTGGTTGAATTCCCAAGCGGTGTTATGGGACTCGCCATGAACGTGGAAGAAAGCAATGTCGGTGTCGTTATCCTGGGACCTTACTACGATATTCGTGAAGGTGACCAAGTGAAACGTACGGGCCAAATCATGCAAGTGCCTGTAGGCGAAGCATTGATTGGACGCGTTGTGAACCCGCTCGGTATTCCAGTGGATGGCAAAGGGCCAATCGCTACAACGGAATTCCGTCCGGTTGAAGGTAAAGCACCAGGCGTAATGGATCGTAAATCGGTTCATGAGCCGATGCAAACAGGGATCAAAGCCATTGATGCCATGGTTCCAATCGGTCGTGGACAACGTGAGTTGATCATCGGTGACCGTCAAACAGGTAAAACATCCATCGCGATTGATGCGATCCTGAACCAAAAAGGTAGCGGCATGAAGTGTATCTATGTGGCTATTGGTCAGAAACAGTCTACGGTTGCTCAAGTTGTGGAAACTCTTCGTCGTAAAGGCGCAATGGAGTACACAATCGTTGTAACTGCAGCAGCTTCCGATCCATCACCACTCTTGTACATCGCACCGTATTCCGGTTGTTCGATGGGTGAGTACTTCATGTACAAAGGCGAGCACGTTCTGGTTATCTATGATGACTTGACTAAACAAGCCTCTGCATACCGTGAACTTTCCTTGTTGCTTCGTCGTCCACCGGGCCGTGAGGCATATCCGGGTGACGTCTTCTACCTGCACTCCCGTTTGCTGGAGCGTGCTGCGAAGCTGAATGATGAACTTGGTGGTGGTTCTTTAACCGCACTGCCGTTCATTGAAACACAGGCTTCCGACGTATCTGCATACATCCCAACGAACGTAATCTCCATCACGGACGGACAAATCTTCCTGGAAGCTGACTTGTTCAATGCTGGACAACGCCCGGCGATCAACGTAGGTATTTCCGTATCCCGTGTCGGTGGTTCTGCTCAGATCAAAGCGATGAAAAAGGTTGCAGGTTCCCTGCGTCTCGACCTCGCTCAATATCGTGAGCTTCAAGCGTTCTCCCAGTTCGGTTCCGATCTGGATAAAGCGACTCAGGCCCGCCTGAATCGTGGTGCGCGTATGATGGAAATCCTGAAGCAAGGTGTTAACCAGCCTCTGCCTGTAGAACAACAGGTTGTAAGCTTGTACACTGCAGTTAAAGGATTCCTGGATGAGATTCCAACAGGTGATGTTACTCGTTTCGAGCGTGAGTTCCTCGCGTTCATGGAGAGCAGCCATCCGGAGATTCTTGCATCCATCCGTGATACTAAAGAATTGACTGCAGACAACGAAAATGCACTGAAAGGTGCAATCGAGAAGTTCAGAAAGAGCTTTGCTGTCTCTGTCTAA
- the atpB gene encoding F0F1 ATP synthase subunit A: protein MHEAPIIMLGGFRLDLSVLLMLVVTGAIVFIFAVLATRRLSVENPGKLQNFMEWAVEFVRNLISSTMDMKKGKHFISLALSMIMFIFVGNMLGLPLVAVSEVTDVNQAQVFGKPIVTAVEAFEEAHAKDPEAHPHVELAWWKSPTADLSVTMGLALVAFLVSHGLGLFRNTKGYLQHYLKPFALFLPINLIETASKLLTHGMRLFANIFAGEVLIATILKLTTFKVFGAIAAIPLLMVWQGFSIFIGAIQAFVFVILMMVYISQSIETHDEH, encoded by the coding sequence ATGCATGAAGCTCCAATTATTATGCTTGGCGGATTTCGACTGGATCTATCTGTTCTGTTGATGCTGGTAGTTACAGGTGCAATTGTTTTTATTTTTGCTGTACTGGCAACACGGAGATTATCCGTTGAAAATCCCGGCAAGCTGCAAAATTTTATGGAGTGGGCAGTAGAATTCGTCCGCAATCTGATTTCCAGCACAATGGATATGAAGAAAGGTAAACATTTTATCTCTCTCGCTCTTTCCATGATTATGTTCATTTTTGTAGGGAATATGCTCGGCCTTCCGCTCGTGGCTGTATCTGAGGTAACAGATGTTAATCAGGCACAGGTATTCGGTAAGCCGATTGTTACAGCGGTGGAGGCGTTTGAAGAAGCGCATGCCAAGGACCCTGAAGCACACCCACACGTTGAACTGGCTTGGTGGAAATCACCGACAGCCGACTTGTCTGTGACGATGGGACTTGCTCTCGTAGCGTTCCTTGTATCTCATGGACTAGGATTGTTCCGCAACACAAAAGGGTATCTCCAGCATTACCTTAAGCCATTCGCCTTGTTCTTGCCAATCAACTTGATTGAGACGGCATCCAAGCTGTTGACACACGGTATGCGTCTATTCGCGAATATCTTCGCGGGTGAGGTACTGATCGCAACGATCCTGAAACTGACCACATTCAAAGTGTTTGGTGCTATTGCAGCAATTCCGCTACTCATGGTGTGGCAAGGATTCAGTATCTTTATCGGCGCGATCCAGGCATTTGTGTTTGTTATCTTGATGATGGTGTACATTTCACAGAGCATCGAGACGCACGACGAGCATTAA